A genomic region of Homalodisca vitripennis isolate AUS2020 chromosome 5, UT_GWSS_2.1, whole genome shotgun sequence contains the following coding sequences:
- the LOC124362535 gene encoding uncharacterized protein LOC124362535 isoform X1, whose product MERCLLTRTMGTGLSSAPAITLISCLLTITTSIAETGNSDIWPLERPDGMPAIQSLEVMCGKDHMDVHLSFTQPFEGIVSSKGQYGDPRCVYVPPSTGKTFFSFRIAYARCGTKPDLHGQFYENTVVVQYDKDLLEVWDEAKRLRCEWYNDYEKTASKPPMVIADLDVIQLDFRGDNVDCWMEIQHGKGPWAPPVSGIVPLGSTLTLVVAINDYRGEFDMRVKSCAASDGGGHIIQLSDEHGCVLRPKMISRFLKARIADERASVITYAFFHAFKFPDALSVHIKCKVEICRHGCLDHCQLGDNYGGLPENYSPLERRDPVQPKPTSTPEKSEPPQDSFDDLIYDDITNVGDDNSEKNVASIPMGMNQPHAQQQVSGKSPPPIHEVLDDIPIPRPFQGPQMRPNGPQERFPHGPRNLDTNSEPILGTLTVPPVSQRRRRSVVVSDRKVRSADVGVSGLYEVISEADLAFTPDSRAEAVTVFQGRIREEVVYGICLPVPGFSLLFFLVAVSSVVSALVAGSLLYRYQVQRETQQIVAQQQQQARQTGANTLVLNSLTSWMALRLLRARIQQPPTPSSQPPCVNHTG is encoded by the exons GTAATGTGCGGGAAGGATCACATGGATGTACACCTGTCGTTCACCCAGCCGTTCGAGGGTATCGTCTCATCCAAGGGCCAGTACGGCGACCCTCGCTGCGTCTACGTCCCTCCGTCCACGGGCAAGACATTTTTCTCCTTTCGTATAGCGTACGCGAG GTGTGGCACAAAGCCTGACCTACATGGCCAGTTCTATGAGAACACAGTGGTGGTGCAGTACGACAAAGATCTGCTGGAGGTGTGGGACGAGGCTAAGAGGTTGCGATGTGAGTGGTACAACGACTACGAGAAGACAGCATCTAAGCCACCCATGGTTATTGCTGATTTGGATGTCATACAATTGGACTTCAGAG GAGACAACGTGGACTGCTGGATGGAGATTCAGCACGGCAAGGGTCCGTGGGCTCCTCCAGTTAGTGGTATTGTTCCCCTGGGCTCCACCCTCACCCTGGTGGTCGCCATTAACGACTACAGAG GTGAGTTCGACATGCGAGTGAAGTCATGTGCTGCATCAGATGGAGGCGGGCACATCATCCAGTTAAGTGATGAGCACGGTTGTGTGCTACGGCCTAAGATGATCAGTCGCTTCCTCAAGGCGAGGATAGCTGACGAGAGAGCCTCTGTCATAACGTATGCATTCTTCCATGCCTTCAAGTTCCCAGACGCTCTCAGTGTTCACATCAAGTGCAAGGTGGAGATATGCCGGCACGGTTGCCTGGACCATTGTCAGCTTGGAGATAACTATGGAGGACTGCCGGAGAATTACAGTCCACTGGAGAGACGAGATCCAGTCCAGCCCAAACCGACATCCACTCCAGAGAAGTCTGAGCCACCGCAAGACAGTTTTGATGATTTGATATACGATGATATTACAAATGTCGGAGATGATAATAGTGAAAAGAATGTCGCGAGTATTCCAATGGGAATGAACCAACCTCATGCTCAGCAACAGGTTTCCGGAAAGAGTCCCCCACCGATTCATGAAGTTCTAGATGATATTCCCATTCCTAGACCGTTCCAG GGACCTCAGATGCGACCCAATGGACCTCAGGAGCGTTTCCCTCATGGCCCAAGGAACCTGGACACCAACTCCGAGCCAATCTTAGGTACTCTGACTGTGCCTCCTGTTTCGCAGCGGCGGCGACGCTCTGTTGTTGTGTCGGACCGCAAAGTGCGCAGTGCTGATGTGGGAGTTAGCGGGTTGTACGAGGTTATCTCAGAGGCAGACTTAGCCTTTACGCCAGACAGCCGTGCTGAAGCGGTCACAGTTTTCCAGGGACGCATCAGGGAGGAGGTGGTTTATGGCATCTGTTTGCCAGTGCCTGGATTCAGCTTGTTGTTCTTCTTGGTGGCAGTGTCGTCGGTGGTGTCTGCGCTGGTAGCCGGGTCTCTCCTCTACCGCTACCAGGTGCAGCGTGAGACACAGCAGATTGTGGCACAGCAGCAGCAGCAGGCGCGCCAGACCGGTGCCAACACGCTGGTGCTCAACTCCCTCACCAGCTGGATGGCGCTTAGACTGCTGAGAGCCCGCATCCAGCAGCCGCCTACCCCCTCGTCGCAACCCCCCTGTGTCAACCACACGGGCTGA
- the LOC124362535 gene encoding uncharacterized protein LOC124362535 isoform X2 produces the protein MGTGLSSAPAITLISCLLTITTSIAETGNSDIWPLERPDGMPAIQSLEVMCGKDHMDVHLSFTQPFEGIVSSKGQYGDPRCVYVPPSTGKTFFSFRIAYARCGTKPDLHGQFYENTVVVQYDKDLLEVWDEAKRLRCEWYNDYEKTASKPPMVIADLDVIQLDFRGDNVDCWMEIQHGKGPWAPPVSGIVPLGSTLTLVVAINDYRGEFDMRVKSCAASDGGGHIIQLSDEHGCVLRPKMISRFLKARIADERASVITYAFFHAFKFPDALSVHIKCKVEICRHGCLDHCQLGDNYGGLPENYSPLERRDPVQPKPTSTPEKSEPPQDSFDDLIYDDITNVGDDNSEKNVASIPMGMNQPHAQQQVSGKSPPPIHEVLDDIPIPRPFQGPQMRPNGPQERFPHGPRNLDTNSEPILGTLTVPPVSQRRRRSVVVSDRKVRSADVGVSGLYEVISEADLAFTPDSRAEAVTVFQGRIREEVVYGICLPVPGFSLLFFLVAVSSVVSALVAGSLLYRYQVQRETQQIVAQQQQQARQTGANTLVLNSLTSWMALRLLRARIQQPPTPSSQPPCVNHTG, from the exons GTAATGTGCGGGAAGGATCACATGGATGTACACCTGTCGTTCACCCAGCCGTTCGAGGGTATCGTCTCATCCAAGGGCCAGTACGGCGACCCTCGCTGCGTCTACGTCCCTCCGTCCACGGGCAAGACATTTTTCTCCTTTCGTATAGCGTACGCGAG GTGTGGCACAAAGCCTGACCTACATGGCCAGTTCTATGAGAACACAGTGGTGGTGCAGTACGACAAAGATCTGCTGGAGGTGTGGGACGAGGCTAAGAGGTTGCGATGTGAGTGGTACAACGACTACGAGAAGACAGCATCTAAGCCACCCATGGTTATTGCTGATTTGGATGTCATACAATTGGACTTCAGAG GAGACAACGTGGACTGCTGGATGGAGATTCAGCACGGCAAGGGTCCGTGGGCTCCTCCAGTTAGTGGTATTGTTCCCCTGGGCTCCACCCTCACCCTGGTGGTCGCCATTAACGACTACAGAG GTGAGTTCGACATGCGAGTGAAGTCATGTGCTGCATCAGATGGAGGCGGGCACATCATCCAGTTAAGTGATGAGCACGGTTGTGTGCTACGGCCTAAGATGATCAGTCGCTTCCTCAAGGCGAGGATAGCTGACGAGAGAGCCTCTGTCATAACGTATGCATTCTTCCATGCCTTCAAGTTCCCAGACGCTCTCAGTGTTCACATCAAGTGCAAGGTGGAGATATGCCGGCACGGTTGCCTGGACCATTGTCAGCTTGGAGATAACTATGGAGGACTGCCGGAGAATTACAGTCCACTGGAGAGACGAGATCCAGTCCAGCCCAAACCGACATCCACTCCAGAGAAGTCTGAGCCACCGCAAGACAGTTTTGATGATTTGATATACGATGATATTACAAATGTCGGAGATGATAATAGTGAAAAGAATGTCGCGAGTATTCCAATGGGAATGAACCAACCTCATGCTCAGCAACAGGTTTCCGGAAAGAGTCCCCCACCGATTCATGAAGTTCTAGATGATATTCCCATTCCTAGACCGTTCCAG GGACCTCAGATGCGACCCAATGGACCTCAGGAGCGTTTCCCTCATGGCCCAAGGAACCTGGACACCAACTCCGAGCCAATCTTAGGTACTCTGACTGTGCCTCCTGTTTCGCAGCGGCGGCGACGCTCTGTTGTTGTGTCGGACCGCAAAGTGCGCAGTGCTGATGTGGGAGTTAGCGGGTTGTACGAGGTTATCTCAGAGGCAGACTTAGCCTTTACGCCAGACAGCCGTGCTGAAGCGGTCACAGTTTTCCAGGGACGCATCAGGGAGGAGGTGGTTTATGGCATCTGTTTGCCAGTGCCTGGATTCAGCTTGTTGTTCTTCTTGGTGGCAGTGTCGTCGGTGGTGTCTGCGCTGGTAGCCGGGTCTCTCCTCTACCGCTACCAGGTGCAGCGTGAGACACAGCAGATTGTGGCACAGCAGCAGCAGCAGGCGCGCCAGACCGGTGCCAACACGCTGGTGCTCAACTCCCTCACCAGCTGGATGGCGCTTAGACTGCTGAGAGCCCGCATCCAGCAGCCGCCTACCCCCTCGTCGCAACCCCCCTGTGTCAACCACACGGGCTGA